The DNA region TATTGTGACAGAGTTGAGCTCTTTGTCCCTAGTGCTGGTgctaatggtggtggtggtgatgatagTGATGGTGCCTACAAGAATAGTGGTTTTCATCACAATCAGGATGGTATTGTTgagtttgaagcaaggagaacaAGATGAATAGCTCAAGAGATGATATTGATGATCATGATGACATGGATGTGAATAAGGTTCTTAGCAATTATAGTCTTGGTGAAGTTGAGGCATTGACTGATAAAATGGAAGAACAGTCAAATGCAGTAttgtttgaatcactgaagaGGCTGTAACTGATGGAGATAGCAGCTGTTGAAACCGGCATAAAAGCTAAGacacataaagaaaaagaaaaatatgtgaCACCGAGTCAGACTGTTGGATTAGGCTTCGATTTTCTAATGGTTTAAACCCGTCTATGAACCtgaatcttaataaaaaaaacactAACATGTCACGTTAACAAAATTTAATACTGTTAAGAATAGAAAGGATAGatggattaatgtaattaattttaaatctttcgaaagtaattttaattaatttaattttttaaaaattaatttaaagattaaatcatctttcaaaaatcaatttaacTATTTACTCATAAAATATACTTCATTCTATCCTATCAAAACTTCCATTTTTCATCCTTTTACATTTGGAAGTTGTGATCTAATATTATGGATTTATCCAAACAATAGAATGGGATAATAACTCAATTTTTGTTTGGCTTCATTTCACTCGTTTTCCACTCGTTGACAAtaactaacataaaaaaaatataaataaataataaaaatattaaacaatataaataataaatatatcgaatatttaatttattaagtatatgaataattattctaatattaaaatttaaataaataatttttttaatgactaaataaacaatttaaaagtataatatatttttattttattaaactaattttaaaatttattattcatattattcacaaaaattattttttatctagcAAATTCCATTAACATATTGCTAGCCTACTAATActatcaatcaatcaaaaacattGCCACGATAGACAAGTAAGAAGCAGAATTTATAGTTACAAGTAATACACAACTCAATGCAATCACACAACGATCTATCCCTATCCCGATCAACATCAGATTATTGGATgctaaaccaaaataaaatagaaaatagaaaatagaaaatagaaaatgttATATTTACAAAATTACCCTTGAGCATCAGATCAGAAGAACCTTGAGGAGGGAAACCGCACCAAATCAACCGAATTCAGAACAAGTCTTCCGTCAAGAAACCGATCCGATTCCGTTTTCCTCTCTGATCTTCCAACTCTCTTACCCTCTTCTTCCGTACACAACACGTTCTTCCCAGCCACTTCCTTCAACTCTCTCACACATTCCCAGAACCTTTTCTTCTCTCCCTTTTCCATCAGACATGAACAACACGCAACAAGTTGTTCTCTGCACTCTTCCAACCTCTTCAAAATGCAAACAAGCTCAACTCCTTCACCAAAACTCAACAAACCCATTCTCTCCTTGAACTCGTTCACCCTCGCCGAAACCTCACTCACCGCCATAACCGCGTCTTCTTCCACCAACCCAACAACCTCATCCACAAGCTTATTCTTGCTGTAATCTTCTTCAATCTTGTTGTTGTGATGGGGTTTCTTCGTGATCCCTTCGATAAGAGCCACcaaagaatccaattctcttaACAAATCACCGTTAGTGAGACAGGAAACCCGCTCTTCTTTGTTCTCACGCGCCGGCGAAGAAGGAGACGGCGGCAACGCCGAGAGGAAGAAGAATCCGAGGGTTCGGGAGGCGCATAATATGTTCTCTATGTGGTGGGCGTACCATCGCACCCAGGAGGAGAGCTCCCACGACGTAGTGGAGCTCCGGTCGCGGAAGTGGGAAAGGTTAAGGTAGTTTCTGCCGCCGCGGGAGCACGGGTACGCCGTGGAGAGCTGGTCCTGGAGGATGAAGGTGCCGTGGCGGATGACGTGGTGGGCGGCGAGGAGGCACTTGAGGGCGACGGCGGAGCTGTGGGTGGAGTGGAGGCGGCGGAGGAGGATGGAGATGGCGGCGGAGGCGGAGGAACGTGGTCCGTCGGCGGAGGAGAGGAGGGTGGAGAGCTTGTGGTGGGCGGGCGGGGTGGAGGGGTCGTGGCTGGTGGCGCGGAGGAGAGAGAGGTTGGCGCGGTTGGAGAGGATCGCTGCTTTGCTTTGTGAGGCTTTGTCTTTGATTATGCCAATGATCTCCCTCAGTTTCGTCATTTCAATTTCGGAAATCTCACTCAGATACCTCTAATGTCTGTCTTTTACTACGAATACAAATGCCAAGGGACATGTAAAGTGTATATGACCTGCCTTTCGTTAGACTAAGAGTAAGACAACACACTttggaaacaaaaaaataataataaatatataaaaattaatattttatattttattttataataaattaaatttaaaaaagtaaattataaattttttttatacaaaattttaaaaaaatatataattatcaaaattaataaaacataaaatatattttttattaatatcttaatatatttttttacaaaatataattttatgtatttatattcttattttaataattcatACCTATAAAACGCATTCGAAAAAGACAAGTTGACCAAGACGTGCAATTTGCAAATAGGGAGTTCTAGGTAATCTTTATTATTAGATAgttgagatatataaatataaatgttgGAGACAGCGCGctacaataaattaataatgatcCATAGACCATAGTGTCAATTTCAAGTTCTAGGTGTAAGAAAATTAGTGATGGAAAGAGCGTTGGGTTGGAATTTTTGGTTGGATTTCTGATCTATTGATTTTATAACTCAAGGCACTCTTGGGTATTCCACTTTAATCAACGCACTCTTGAGGGCTACTATTCCATTGATGTGGTCTCtagaagaagacaaaaaaaaaaaaatgaagtggGTTCTCATATATGGCTATCATAAGTAATGCTAgacggattttttattttaatatttaaaaataaattttttattttaatattaaaaaataaatggagTTTTACGTTAATGTTATAAAAAATGGAGTTTTACAGTGTTTTGAGATATTGTTTTATGCAAGCACAAATACAcaatacataaaatatatattgtacTGATAATACATAGTTTGTGTATTTAGTATGGAAAAATATATAGAACCAAGAGTAACCagtcaattttttaaataattctatttaataattaattttaaattttttaaatttaaatttaaataattaaaagctGATGATTAAATAAATCCTAATTAAAAACGGTAGAAATCCCTTacttttctctttcattttcATAGCCGCGCACCAGAAACATTtctccttcttttcctcttccacTCCAACAGCTACGCCGTCCATGCTTCTCTTCAATGGGCACAGCCACAGCGACACCCAAAATCACGCCGTTAGGCGACACCCCATAGACGCCTCTCTTCCGCTGCGAAGGAAATCAGAAACAACTCCAGAAACAACGCCACCGACAACCACCGTCCAACAGCACGGGCATTGTACTCTCGCGCTGCAGCCACCTCCACACACTACTACTATCACGGCTTCCTCCATCGTTGCAGCAACCACCGACGATGCAGCAACCTCCGCCTTGACGTGTATCTTGGTCGATCAACTACGTCTCCTCTCCAGCGACCTGAGTtcttttttctttacatcttAGAGTTTTAGTTTAACTTGTGTTTTTTATTATGAATGTTTCTTTTGGATGTTTTTAATCCAAATTGTTCTGATTATTAAATTCTTATAGTGTTGGATATTTTTTTTGAGATAATTAATAGTTTTTTTAGTGCCTATAAAGTATTCTATATTGTATATTTAGTTTCAATCCTACTTTTGGATAACACATGATGAtgcggattttttatttttttcactttcaagtctttttgatgtttttggtATAATTGAATCAAATGTAATTAATAATGATGAGAGTTTGTTGAAGTCTTTAGGAGTTGATgtctttaataagaaaaaaaaagaaaaaaatgacaaaagaatGATGGTTATTAGGAGAAGGTAGGTTTGGCCTTGTTTACAAAGGAGGCCTACAAGATGGGGGATGTTGCAGTGACGATTCTAAAAAGGGAGAGACAatgtataagaaaaaaatttcaaatgacTATTAAGCCAGTGAAGAGTTAGATAGATCCATCCGCATAAAAAATGTTTAGTGCATTAAAGAATATGAAAAATGAAAATCTTGCTAGAGGCACTATCATTGAGaatgaatttttaactaaataatagCTTTGATCCCATTAAATTTGTCTTAGCCTCAATGTCAATTCTAATGACAATTTTATTGTGTTTGTTAATTATATTCGAAAGTTAGTATTTTAAACTTCAGAAGCAAAATGAATGAAACTTGTATCCttgtattaaattaatattttcatgttgTTATTTAtgtcaatttttctttttatgttgTTGTTAAAGTAGTttagaaaatttttctttttcactgtcTTTGAAAGTTACCAAGCTATCatgcaaataataataactatactTATATGAACACAAGTATATAaacataagttttttttttcttcaaaactaTTGGACATTTAAAAAGTAAATACAAATAGATTATAGAATCAATTTAAAATGGTGTATCTTAAACTATTAGACATTTGTATATGAGAATTTCAAAATacaagaatgataaaaaagaaatttatagTAGAAAACAAGATTGATTATACTACATAATTAGTGTGATAGCTTCAAAAGTAAAACCAATATGACATGTTATTTGAAAAGGTGGTGAAAGAATTTAGAGACATCCACAACAGAAGCAAACttagaaaatatataaagtaacatctatttagtatgaaaaagaaacatcctAGTGCTTAACAGAAATAACATCTATTTAGATCTTTGCAAAATTAATCAGATATCTACATGGAGAAACATGACAAgtagaatttaaataaaaaaagccaTGCAATTCTTAAATAAATACAGTTATCCACAACTGTAATACAAGacaattcgaaaaatatataaagtaacatccatttaatatgaaaaaggaACATCCCGATGTTTAACAGAAGTAACATCTACCTAGATTTATACAAAAACAATCAAGTACCTACATGAAAAACATGTCGAGTAGGATTTAAAAAAAAGGTCATGcaatttttaaagaaatacagATATAACAACTGTAATAtagaaaaattcgaaaaaatatataaaataacatctATTTAGTATGCAAAAGAAACATCCAGATGTTAAATAGAAGTAACATCCACTTAAATCTTTGCAAAAACAATCAAGTATCTAAACAGAGAAATATGCTgaataacatttaaaaaaaaaaagaaaatgtattAAAAGTGTCTCAAATGATGACGGCATTCCATGTATACATTATCAtgaattttctatttatttttttctccatGTCTTCTGCAATGGATGACgaagaagggaaaaagaaagagaaagataaattcCATAGCCGAATCCACATGTGGGTGTGTCTTGATGATAGCGCGCGACGGTCGACAGCGAGGCTTTTCAGCAATACAAATCAGGTGATTGTGTAATCTGTAAAAATTTTTGGGTAAGGCTCCACACAAGCAGAAATTTTAATGTAATTCTacagaaatatatataataatcagACATTGTtgtcataaaaaattaattaaaattcaccaATTCAAGTAAGGAACAATGGTATTAAAAATAAGTGACATACACTTTTTGAATGggatagaattttaatttttttagacaaaACCATCCATTATCTAATAACAGCAACATCCAATATCTAGTTATATGCAATCCATGTTCATGCTACAACTTTAAATGCGCATATTTAGACTATACACTTAAAcctctaaatttaattaatattacaaCATTCAACAATTCAGAAAAATGAAATCACCTACGGAACACACCCTAAATGAACACGTATAAAAATAgtcaaataaattttaactattttgccGTAAAATGCAACATATCCAAATTCAGTAAAGAATCACCCGCATACATAACAAAACGAACATACTTTTGATGTGAACAAAAACATCTAAAAATCGGAAAGAACAAAAAAGATTTCTGACCATCTTTAGATAACTGAATCAATTGTGATTGTGTAGTTAGATTTTAAACCATATATATAACATACAACCCAGTTGAGCCTAAGCATGTACAGGTAGAGTCAACAAATTACAGCTATTCCCATTAGAATTTAAAACCACCCGCATATATGTTTAACTTCACACCCATGTTCTTGATAATTAAAAactaacaatataaaaaataaattgactcTTGCACCATATTTAAGACTAAACttaaattaaaccaaaattaatcaaaatttaatctaattttggcattgaacacccaaagtacctttacaaaataaaaaaatctgtgCAAAACATATATGCAAAATCCACCAATTCAAGGAACAAACAGAAGTACAAGAAACAAATTAAATCATCAACTCTTTGAATCGGAAAcaacaaaattttctttttaaaaaaactatacaatctataataacaataacatccAATCTATAATCGCATCTAATTCAACATTATTAAACACAAACAAAAAAACTCCAACTACTACTTTCCTCCGACATAGGATTTGAAAAAAGAAGCAAATACATATTCAAATGCGGTAAAAATAGAGACAGAGAACTTACGGTGGGAGGATGGCGGCGCTGCGGCAGATAGCGCCGCAAGGAGAAAGGTTGGCGACGACGGTGGACACGGACGTCACTCAAAACGTGCTTGGAGGCGGCGGGTTGGTCGGTGCTTGTTGGCGAGGATGCAAAAGTTGATCGACGCGGCGACAGCGACGTTGAACGGAACGGAGCTCGCGACTGGCAACGATGGCAGTGACTTCACCGGCGGATGGCAGCAGCGTAGCAGGGATGGTGAGTGAGGGAGGAAGAGAAAGGATTGTGCGATGAATTTTTTAGTTGACTAAATGTGAATTGGGGAGGTTAGGGTTAACTAGTGGGTGAGTTATTAGGGTGTTTCTTTAGTTATTTGGGCTTTTACCCAATTGAGTTGGCTGGTAATTGACAGATATTGAGTTAGTTTCCTAGCAAAGTTGATTTAGTATTTATAATATGCAATCTgtgtattataatttaatattaaaataatacaatacgcAGTATGTatattgtaatttaatattaatatattacaaTATGTAGTTTGTGTTTtgtctttataaattaaaaaaaattaatttggcaATCCACCCTCATCGAATTGTACAGCCCCTATAATTTTGCAAAACACTATAACTTTCAATATTAAAGAATTAcaccaatttttatctaatatataaaaaaatgaaccaTGCTagacatttaaaattttttatgaattaattttaattaaatttaataataagatttaaaatgttataaattataattgatatttattttgttacattaatttaattaaatttgattaataaaaatttaaatgtgtaattaataaaaatattatatttaagcaCTTATAAGTGTGAcgtactttttttttataattgaattgATTTTTATGGTaactaataaaagataaaaatttatatgtagTCGACTTTAAATGAAGTTGAGAGTTGAGAatgattagatgaaaatttaattaaattagttaaattatctTATAACTCTTAATTATCAATTTCATGTGAAGTCAACTATACTTTAGTTTTCAACTTAATAAAAATCTTATAGCAGGTACATATTATTAATGTTAGTCCTGTTTAATCCTATTGTAATTTGTAAACAAGTAGGATTACAAACCCTGGTTGAAAGAGAAAGTTAATTAAATTAGTGTTATCGTGTGAAAAAGTGGCGTAATTGCACTTTCACTTTGAATAAATTGGTTACGTAAAGAAAAGGTTTGTTAAGATTTTAGTAAGAATATAAGCATGGAAAGTCAACGAAGGATGGCTCATTTTTTTTTAGTATATgcatttttcactttttatttagtgtatatatgcattttgttcgaacattattattattattattattattattattattattattattattattattattattattattatatatttggtaTCAACTCATCAATAATAACGAGTCAttatgatttttttcaaaaatatcatttatatattaaaattagctattaaaattaattactaatatatttatatataaatatatgttaatttaatttattttaaatatgtatttatattttaatatgtattttatattaatgactaattttaatagttaattttaagggataagtacgattttggtccctaacgtagatgtcgaaaatttatttcgtcttcaacctttttttcgctacaaaatagtCCCCAAGgtttcagtttattttaaaataatccttcggacaaaaatacccctctcttccctcttcttcctcaaccagaaacagaagcagaagcGCAAACCTCCCTCCCCTCTTATTCCTCAACCAGAAACAGAAGTAGAAGTAGAAATGAAAATGCAGGCAAAAGCAAAAACAGGTAGAAGCAGAAGCAACCAAagcatcaacaacaataataaaataaaaagaataaacagAAACAACCAGAAACAACATCAATAACAACAATAGAATCCtttgaatctgaaaaattaaagaaaaaggaataaaaaattgaaacagaGGAAAAAGGTTGCGGTAGTGGTGGAGAGGAGGGGCTGCGGCGGTGAACAGTGATGCGGTGTTGGCGGAATACAAATCGCCACGAGGAGGGCGCTGTGGTGGTTGCAGCGCTGTGGAGGGCTTCGTTCCTCTCTTGTCGGCGGCACTATGGAGGAGCAGCGGCGTGGAGGAGCAGCAGCGGTGTGGAGCTGCTGCGGCGGCtaccttcccccttcccccttccccctcttccCGAAACAACACCCCTCCCGCTTCTCTTTCTCCCCCCCGTCTCAGCGGCACTGTGTTTTTGTTGAGGAAGACAAGAGTGGCGTGGAGGAGCAGTGGCATGGAGCGGCTGCGGCGGCgaccttcccccttccccctttccccttcccccgcTTCCCGAAACAACACTCCCTCCCGcttctctttctccccctcccccgTCTCGGCGACGCTGTGTATTTGCTGAGAAAGAAAGGAGTGGCATGGAGCGGCTATAGCGGTGTGGAGTGGCTGCGGCGGGCGACCCTCTCCTTTTCCCCTcttccccctttccccttcccccttccccctcctCCTGAAACAACACCCATCCCACTTCTCTTTCTCCCCTTCCCCGTgtccctttctttttttattttattttattctataattttttagttaggggtaatttggtaataaaaataaaaatttggtaaaaaggatgattttaaaacaaactgaaaccttgGAGACCATTTTATAGCGAAAAATGACcgaggacgaaataaattttcgacctctacgttagggaccaaaatcgtacttatccctATTTTTAATGTACATATAGTATAGtgactattcttttttttttttttacctaagttaaaattttattcatttcaATCTACTGAAATAAATATATGGTCCAATAAGATTATAACTCTGCATAACGATTGATTATTGATTGGGGAACATAGCCTAATAAGGGGATGGGATGAATGTTGGAAAGGAATCTAAAGATCTTTGTATATATGCACGTTAGAGTCTGACCCAATCTACTAAATCAATCCCATTTCAATAACTTTGCATCCTTCTAGTATACTTTTCCAACACCAAGACGGTGAATTACCTATCTTTGTATCCATAATATCTGTACAGCGAAAATACTTCTCCTTAACCATTCTAGATAAAAGTATATTTGGCTGCGTTGTAATTCTTTAAAACTATTTACTTAAGAGGGCCAGGTTTTGAGCTTTTAGATCTTTAAACCCCAGCCCCTCTTCGTTCTTAGGCCTCAACATTCGATCCCAACTCATCCAAGCTATTTTCCTTTCATCCCTTTGCTGTCCCCACCAGAACATGAAAAGAATGTCATAGATTTCCTGGATAAGAGTGCATGGAGCTTAAAGTAGGCCAGAGTATAAATTGGCATCGCATCTCCAACCACCTTAATTAGAACATGTCTTAGCTTCTATCTGAAGAAAGGAGTTTTCCTTTCCAGCCTTCCACTCGTTTCTAAACTTTATCTTTGATTGCGCCAAAAGTAGCTTTCttcgattttaaaaaaataaaaggcaaCTCCAGGTATTTATCTTGGGCGTCTACATGAATGATGTTCAAGTTTTCTGCCAACTCCAATTTAACATCGTGAGGGGTGTTGTtgctgaaaaacacaacagattTATTGAGATTGACCTGCTGACTACTAAAACTTTCATACAAGTCCAATAGGTTTAGAATGTTGGCACAACTATCCTTGGAGGCtttacaaaaaataattgagtCGTTTACAAAGAGTATGTGAATGATCATAGGATATCTCCTATTAATTTGAATATCTTGGATCCACCTTCTTTTCGCTgctttgtgtagcaagaaggagagactTTCCACACAAAAGAGGAAAAGATAAGGAGAGAGATTATCACTCTGACGGATGCCTTTCGACGGCTTGAAAAAATCATATGATTGACCTTCCATAACCACAGAGTAAGAAACAGTGATGACTAGCTCACGTATCCAACCCACCAACTATAAATCAAACCCAATCTTCTctaatataaaccacaaaattccACTCCACTTTATCAGACGAAGCTTTACTCATATCAAATTTGAGGGCCATTTCAGTCTCCATGTCTGTCATTTTAGTTTTCATGTAGTACGTACATTCATGAGCCATTAGAATATTATCTGAAATGAGCCTTCTCGTCAGAAATACACTTTGATTATGGATAATAAGTTTATTCATAACACCTTGAAGCCTATGGAGCAACACTTTGGAGATAATCTTATAAACCACAGAAGACATGCTAATTGGCCTCACCTGAATCATGTCTCTAGCATCTGAGATCTTAGGAATTAATTAAATTTGGATGTGATTGAAGCTCCTGAGTATTTTTCCACCTGAAAAGAAGCTCTTAACTACTCTATAGACATCTCCTCCCATATTATTCCAAAAAATTAAAGAACTTAGTGGTGAAGCCGTCATCTCGAGGTGTACTCTAAGGGTGCACACTAAAAGTAGCTTTCTTCACTTCTAGAAAAATAGGCCTGGTCAGTTTTCTGTTCATAGCTGGGGACACCTGaggagtggatattttatacactttttgacatcattttcatatagtttttagtatgttttgttgagtttttattatgtttttataggttttagtgttaaattcacatttttggattctactataattttttgtatttttgagcaatttcaggtattttctggctgaaattgagaagttggagcaaaagtctgattcagagacagagaaagcactgcagatgctgtctggatctgacctccttgcattcggaaAAGCTTTTATGgaactacagaagtccaaatagagcgttctcaatggctatggaaagatgACTTCCTGAGCTTTCCATCAAGAGATAATattctatactttgcttcagattaaaaggcccaaaagtgacgttcaacgctagcttcctacccccttccaggcgtccagcgcccaaagagcagagaccagcatccaaacacCCAAAGAGGATTCCCTAGCCAGAATTCAATGCCCTAGAAGTCCCCTAgaacatggatctcatcaaagctcagcccaaacactcaccaagtgggtcccagaagtgaattttagcactaaatagactgttttacccttactagtcatctgtttaatatttaaagtgtattttacattcTCCATAGGGAGGACACATATTATTTTACATTGTATTTCACATCAGtataagtttctaaacctcctaggttgaggagaAGATCCCTGCTTAgtcctataaattaataaaagtattactgtttctttttcGATCCatatttgatttatttctaagatgtatattcgttcttcaacatggtgaataggatgatcagtgcaattagctctgttcatcatactaagacgaaCGTACCTGACAaatacccgcgtctacttgggttcatgtgaatatGTGGCTGGAAAGCACGAACCGCCAGCTATGTTTAAACATCTCTCAGgcagcttgatgagcggataatttatacgctttttggcattgtttttaggtagattttagcatgatttagttagtttttagtaaataattattagtttttaagcaaaattcacatttctggattttactatgagtttgtgtatttttatgtgatttcaagtattttcttgctgcaattgagggacctgagcaaaaatctgattcaggggctgaaaaaggactgctgatgctattggattctgacctctctgcacccaaaatggattttttggagctacaaaaacccaaatggcgcgctcttaattgcgttggaaagtagacatcctgggctttccagcaatata from Arachis hypogaea cultivar Tifrunner chromosome 10, arahy.Tifrunner.gnm2.J5K5, whole genome shotgun sequence includes:
- the LOC112715144 gene encoding putative clathrin assembly protein At4g40080; this encodes MTKLREIIGIIKDKASQSKAAILSNRANLSLLRATSHDPSTPPAHHKLSTLLSSADGPRSSASAAISILLRRLHSTHSSAVALKCLLAAHHVIRHGTFILQDQLSTAYPCSRGGRNYLNLSHFRDRSSTTSWELSSWVRWYAHHIENILCASRTLGFFFLSALPPSPSSPARENKEERVSCLTNGDLLRELDSLVALIEGITKKPHHNNKIEEDYSKNKLVDEVVGLVEEDAVMAVSEVSARVNEFKERMGLLSFGEGVELVCILKRLEECREQLVACCSCLMEKGEKKRFWECVRELKEVAGKNVLCTEEEGKRVGRSERKTESDRFLDGRLVLNSVDLVRFPSSRFF